In Rhodococcus pseudokoreensis, the DNA window CGACCTCACGCTCGACCACGTCGAGGAGTACGGGCTGACGTTCCTGATCGGCGCCCCGACCAACCTGGCGATGCTCGCGCGTGCCCAGGAGGAGAAGCCCCGCGACCTGTCCACCCTGAAGGGCATCGTCACGATGGGTGCGCCCCTCGAGCGGGAGGCGGCGCTGCACTACCAGAAGGTGCTGAATCCGCGCATCTTCAACGGCTACGGCAGCACCGAAGGTTTCTGGAACACCTTCCTGCGGCCCACCGATCTGCCCGACATGGCCGGGACCGCGGGACGGGCCTGCATCGACGACGACGTCGCCGTGGTCAAGTTGTTCGACGACCGCCTCGCCGACGCGCACGAGACGGTCGCGAGGGACGGAACCGAGATCGGCGAGGTCGTCGTCCGCTCCCCGAAGGGCGCCAACGCCTATTTCGATGCCCCGGAGCAGGAGAAGCAGAAGTTCCGGAACGGCTGGCTGCACATCGGCGACCTCGCCACCTGGGACGAGAAGGAGTTCGTGACGATCGTCGGACGCAAGGACGACATGCTCCTGTCCGGCGGCGAGAACGTCCATCCCGTGCAGATCGAGGAAGCGCTGAACGAGCATGCGTCGGTGACGGATTCGCTCGTCGTCGGTGTTCCGGACGACAAGTGGGGACAGGTCGTCGTCGCGTACGTCGTCGCCACCGCACCGGTCCCGTCCGCCGACGACCTGGACGACTTCTGCCGCAGGCACCCCATGCTGTCGCAGTTCAAGCGGCCCCGTGCGTACCGCTTCGTGGAATCCCTGCCCGTGTCGGCGACGGGAAAGAAGCTGCACTACAAGGCAACCGACACAGCGCGCAGGGAGTTCGAGAGCGGGGCATTCGTCACCCCCGGCGCCCCCGGATAGGAGAGAGCACCATGACCATCGAATACGAATTCGAGCACCAGCAGTTCCGGGACAGCGTCCGCAGCTTCGTTCGCGAGCGGATCGTCCCGCGGCACGAGCAGTGGGAGAGCGAAAGCTGCCTCGACCCGGCACTGTTCACCGACGCGGGTAAGCAGGGCCTGCTCGGCTTCCCGGTCCCCGATGCGTACGGGGGTCCCGGCGTCGAGGACTTCCGCTACAACGCGATCGTCATCGACGAGGTCAACCGGGTGGGTGCCGCCGCCGCGGGTATCGCGTTCTCCCTCCAGAACGACGTCGTGCTGCCGTACCTGACGGACATGACGACCGAGGATCAGAAGGCCCGGTGGCTTCCGGGAACCGTCACCGGGGAGACCGTCCTCGGGATCGCGATGACCGAGCCCGGCACCGGCAGCGACCTCACGGGCATCCGCACCACGGCGGTGCGCGACGGCGACCACTACGTGGTGAACGGCAGCAAGACGTTCATCTCCAACGGCCAGAACGGCACGCTGTTCGTCGTCGCCGTGCGCACGTCGCCGGACAAGCACAAGGGGCTATCCCTGCTCGTCGTCGAGTCGGACACGCCCGGGTTCTCCCGTGGCCGCAACCTGGAGAAGATCGGGCTGCACGCCCAGGACACCAGCGAGCTGACGTTCACCGACATGCGTGTTCCGGTGGCCAACCTGCTCGGGGAGGAGGGGCAGGGTTTCTATCAACTCGTCCACAACCTGCCGCAGGAACGGCTGTCCCTGTCCGTCGGCGCCGTCGCGGCCGCCGAAGGAGTCCTCGAGCAGACGCTGGCGTACGTGAAGGAACGCAGCGCCTTCGGGCAACCGATCGCCGGATTCCAGAACACCCAGTTCGTTCTCGCGGAACTGGCCACGGAACTCGACCTGGCCCGCACCTACCTCGACGACTGCATCCGGCAGCACGTCCGCGGGGAGCTGACAGCGGCCCGTGCGGCGCGGCTCAAGTGGTGGACCACCGAACTGCAGGTCCGCGTCGCCGACCGGTGCCTGCAACTCCACGGCGGGTACGGCTACATGCGCGAATACGCGGTGGCGCGCGCGTTCGTGGACGCGCGGATCCAGACCATCTACGGCGGCACCACCGAGATCATGAAGACGATCGTCGCGAAGGATCTCGGTATCTGACACGGACCGGACGACGGTTCCGGTCCCGCGCGGGATACTGTGAATACCCATTCACCACAGGTTCTGCCACCAAGGAGAGGTCATCTGTCATGGCGAAGGACACGTCCGCCCTTCCACTCGACGAGGCGGTCCGCGCCGTCCGCGTCAGCTCGCGTCGACGTCAGGTGCTCGACGCCGCCGTCACGGTGATGCAGCGGACCGGGTTCCATCAGATGTCCATGCAGGCGCTCGCCGACGAGGCGCAGGTGAGCGTGGGGCTGATCTACAAGTACTTCGGCGGCAAGGAGGAGATCCTCCTCGCCACGATCGTCGACATCCTCGACGCGTTCCGCGATCAGCTCGAGCCCGCGATGGACGCCGCGGGAACCGACCCCATCGAGCGGCTGGCCGCCGGTTTCCGGCGGTTCGTCGAGATCGTCGACGAGAATCTGGACGCCGTCGTGCTGACCTACCGGGAGAGCCGGACCCTCGACCAGGACGGGCGTGAGCGGATCAAGGAACTCGAGGTGGCGACGTCCAAGCCGCTCCACGACGCCCTCGAGGCCGCGATCGCCTCCGGGATCGCCGGCGACCTCGACGTCGACCTGACGACGTTCGACATGATGATGCTGGCGCACGGGTGGGCCCTCAAGCACTGGCATTTCGCGTCCCGGTACACCGTCGACCAATACATCACGGCGCAAACACGATTCATTCTCCGCACCGTCCTGTCGGATCGGAGCGCCGCGGCGTACCGGCACCTCACCGAATGACCCGTTGGCGTTTCGACGGTGAGATCACCGGACTGGGCACCGGGTCGGGTGTCCGCATCGTCGTCGGCCACTGGTCCCGATCGCCGCTGGGGGAGTTCACCGACGTGATGGTCGAACACGCCGACGGCCTGCGCATGCTCCTCGCACCGTCGGACGCCGTCCGCGATTTCGTCACCGCGACGTACACCTTCGACCGGACGGTGATCACGCCCGTCCACTACACGCGGTCCGGCGACACTCGGACGGTCCGGGCAGGCGACCTGCACGTGCGGTTCGAGGTCGGGAACCGCACCCCGCTCGGACGCCTGCTGAACATGGTGCCGCGGACCGTCGCGAGCGCGCCGTGGTTCTGCGCGGTCAGCGACCCGATCGCCCGCGTCGTTCTCCGCGGTGTGCGCACCCGTGGCACCGCGGGCAACGGGCGTCGCGAGTTCTACGGCGCCGTCGACCAGCGGCGGCTGGCCGGAATGTCCGCCACCTGGTGCGGCGAGAACCTCGGCGCCCTGACGCCGGTCGATCCGCCCGTCCGGTTCGGGTTCGGCTCGACCCCGCGGACCCCGGCGGTCACATCGATCGTCACGACGATCGACGGCTAGTCGAAGAG includes these proteins:
- a CDS encoding class I adenylate-forming enzyme family protein — protein: MMYAYDAHAYRQYFEHDFTYLNGFRRNTHRYADRLAMQSPSTGESWTYAELGDRVDRLATGLARAGVGPGDVVAYQLFNGPEFAQLYLAGQACGAVGSPMNFRLASGETAYILDANRPTVFVYDTEIGDMVRDALARSTHKPALVVAVGPGEPLPGNGFEVIRFDDLVAESASPPEVTRTVWDETTRLFTSGTTGMPKGVPLNSMIEIFSAHDVIMHFPLTAEDKTLNMTPWFHRGGLYCAGPNPTFYLGASLVALRSFDADLTLDHVEEYGLTFLIGAPTNLAMLARAQEEKPRDLSTLKGIVTMGAPLEREAALHYQKVLNPRIFNGYGSTEGFWNTFLRPTDLPDMAGTAGRACIDDDVAVVKLFDDRLADAHETVARDGTEIGEVVVRSPKGANAYFDAPEQEKQKFRNGWLHIGDLATWDEKEFVTIVGRKDDMLLSGGENVHPVQIEEALNEHASVTDSLVVGVPDDKWGQVVVAYVVATAPVPSADDLDDFCRRHPMLSQFKRPRAYRFVESLPVSATGKKLHYKATDTARREFESGAFVTPGAPG
- a CDS encoding acyl-CoA dehydrogenase family protein, whose protein sequence is MTIEYEFEHQQFRDSVRSFVRERIVPRHEQWESESCLDPALFTDAGKQGLLGFPVPDAYGGPGVEDFRYNAIVIDEVNRVGAAAAGIAFSLQNDVVLPYLTDMTTEDQKARWLPGTVTGETVLGIAMTEPGTGSDLTGIRTTAVRDGDHYVVNGSKTFISNGQNGTLFVVAVRTSPDKHKGLSLLVVESDTPGFSRGRNLEKIGLHAQDTSELTFTDMRVPVANLLGEEGQGFYQLVHNLPQERLSLSVGAVAAAEGVLEQTLAYVKERSAFGQPIAGFQNTQFVLAELATELDLARTYLDDCIRQHVRGELTAARAARLKWWTTELQVRVADRCLQLHGGYGYMREYAVARAFVDARIQTIYGGTTEIMKTIVAKDLGI
- a CDS encoding TetR/AcrR family transcriptional regulator, giving the protein MAKDTSALPLDEAVRAVRVSSRRRQVLDAAVTVMQRTGFHQMSMQALADEAQVSVGLIYKYFGGKEEILLATIVDILDAFRDQLEPAMDAAGTDPIERLAAGFRRFVEIVDENLDAVVLTYRESRTLDQDGRERIKELEVATSKPLHDALEAAIASGIAGDLDVDLTTFDMMMLAHGWALKHWHFASRYTVDQYITAQTRFILRTVLSDRSAAAYRHLTE